Proteins from one Brevibacillus humidisoli genomic window:
- a CDS encoding tagaturonate reductase, whose amino-acid sequence MEQNLPVLNRESASAAAAKELDYTPHADLPERVLQIGEGNFLRGFIDWMIHEMNKQGLFRGRVAAIQPTPRGKVVPKLNRQDGLYTLILRGMEQGRAVEKLEVIDSISRGINPYENWSEALQAAESPSIEFLISNTTEAGLQFLEEPYDPDQSPLSFPGKLVALLYHRYQHFRGAPDRGWIILPCELVEENGAVLKQLCQRVAVYWQLPDSFLDWVETSCVFCNTLVDRIVTGYPHSEAQRYQERLGYRDELLTAAEPYHLFVIEGPQQVQQKLPFDKAGLRVYFDRIDDYRELKVKLLNAPHTLMAAVAFLGGATTVKEAVEDPLFKQYVLDVMTEEITATLRGIDRDRALCYIDDVLERFANPYLHHRLLDISLNGVSKFQTRVLPSLLAYREKKGQLPRGLVFGLAALLAFYRPKRIETDRYIGERDGGEYEIRDHGDFLQKMEALWKDVDQIEPVAEQVVAACLAQESLWGHDLTQVDGLVKEVAEQLVAIEQHGIRAALQESGWGVTGLQ is encoded by the coding sequence ATGGAGCAAAACCTGCCAGTTTTAAACCGCGAGAGCGCCTCCGCTGCTGCGGCAAAAGAGCTGGACTACACACCGCATGCCGACTTGCCGGAGCGTGTGCTGCAGATCGGCGAGGGCAACTTTTTGCGCGGTTTTATTGACTGGATGATCCATGAAATGAACAAACAAGGTCTCTTTCGCGGCAGAGTAGCGGCCATCCAGCCAACGCCTCGGGGAAAAGTGGTGCCGAAGCTAAATCGGCAGGACGGTTTGTATACGCTGATCCTGCGCGGTATGGAGCAGGGGAGGGCAGTCGAGAAGCTGGAAGTGATCGACTCGATCAGCAGAGGGATCAACCCCTATGAGAATTGGTCGGAAGCGCTGCAGGCGGCAGAATCGCCATCTATTGAGTTTCTTATCTCCAACACGACGGAAGCAGGGCTGCAGTTTCTGGAGGAGCCGTATGATCCCGATCAGTCGCCGCTGTCGTTTCCCGGAAAGCTGGTCGCCCTCTTGTACCACCGTTATCAACATTTCCGAGGAGCACCTGACAGAGGCTGGATCATCCTGCCCTGCGAACTGGTTGAGGAAAACGGGGCGGTCCTGAAGCAGTTGTGCCAGCGGGTCGCAGTGTACTGGCAGCTGCCCGATTCGTTTCTCGACTGGGTAGAAACATCGTGCGTCTTTTGCAACACGCTGGTGGATCGGATTGTGACCGGGTATCCGCATAGTGAAGCGCAACGCTATCAAGAACGGCTCGGCTACAGAGACGAGCTGCTGACAGCGGCAGAGCCTTACCACTTGTTCGTAATTGAGGGGCCGCAGCAGGTACAGCAGAAACTGCCGTTTGACAAAGCCGGACTGCGTGTCTACTTTGACCGGATCGACGATTACCGGGAGCTAAAAGTTAAGCTGTTAAATGCGCCTCATACGCTGATGGCTGCCGTTGCCTTTTTGGGCGGAGCAACTACGGTGAAAGAAGCGGTTGAGGACCCGCTGTTCAAACAGTATGTGCTGGACGTGATGACAGAGGAAATCACGGCAACACTGCGCGGTATCGATCGGGATCGGGCACTTTGTTATATCGACGATGTGCTGGAGCGCTTCGCCAATCCATATCTGCATCATCGCCTGCTGGATATCAGCCTGAACGGTGTGTCCAAGTTTCAAACAAGGGTGCTGCCTAGTCTGTTGGCATATCGAGAAAAGAAAGGACAGCTGCCGAGGGGGCTTGTGTTTGGGTTAGCTGCCTTGCTCGCCTTTTACCGACCCAAACGGATAGAGACAGATCGTTATATCGGAGAGCGCGACGGCGGTGAGTACGAAATCAGGGATCATGGCGATTTCCTGCAAAAGATGGAAGCGCTGTGGAAGGATGTGGACCAGATCGAACCGGTGGCAGAGCAGGTGGTCGCCGCATGTCTGGCACAGGAGAGCCTCTGGGGCCATGACTTGACCCAAGTTGACGGCCTGGTAAAAGAAGTGGCGGAGCAGCTCGTCGCAATCGAGCAGCACGGGATTCGCGCCGCCTTGCAAGAGAGCGGCTGGGGCGTTACCGGGCTGCAGTAG
- a CDS encoding TRAP transporter large permease has protein sequence MTLTITLIVLLVLFLINVPISFALIASSSIYFLTSDSFSGAVLIQRMVGGIESVPLLAIIFFITAGILMNYTGITNRMLNFAQVITRPLPGGLAQVNVILSTMMGGLSGSNIADAAMQSKVLVPEMVKRGYPKSFSTVLTAASSLITPIIPPGIALIMYGYVGNVSVGKLFLAGIVPGIVLCLVMMLYVHFVAKKQNFETDKKERVTGGEFFRSFKDAILAILLPVIIIGGIRFGIFSATEAGAIAVLYALLLGLLIYREMKPKHLLDALVETVHTSASILIIMAAGSAFAWILTIEQVPQTLTQFMVGIISSPEMFFVVVLLFLLIVGMFVEGNVALIILTPLFMPMLQAYGIDPVHFGIFFIMCLSIGTLTPPLGTIMFTTCSITGTKIEEFAKESLPFLALLIIAALVIAFVPSISLWLPSELF, from the coding sequence ATGACACTAACCATTACCCTTATCGTCTTGCTCGTCCTGTTTTTGATCAACGTCCCGATATCGTTTGCCTTGATCGCCAGTTCGTCGATTTATTTTTTGACCAGTGATTCTTTTTCCGGCGCTGTCCTGATCCAACGAATGGTGGGCGGAATTGAATCCGTTCCGCTGTTGGCGATCATATTCTTTATCACCGCAGGCATCTTGATGAACTACACCGGGATTACCAACCGGATGTTAAACTTCGCCCAGGTGATTACCAGACCGCTGCCCGGCGGCTTGGCCCAGGTAAATGTGATCCTCAGTACGATGATGGGCGGGTTGTCTGGTTCCAATATTGCAGATGCGGCGATGCAGTCCAAGGTGCTGGTGCCGGAGATGGTGAAACGTGGATATCCGAAGTCGTTTTCAACCGTTTTGACGGCTGCTTCTTCGCTGATTACCCCGATCATCCCACCGGGCATCGCGCTCATCATGTATGGGTATGTCGGCAATGTTTCGGTCGGGAAGCTGTTCCTCGCTGGTATCGTTCCAGGCATCGTGCTTTGCCTCGTTATGATGCTGTACGTTCATTTTGTTGCGAAAAAACAGAACTTTGAGACGGATAAAAAAGAACGGGTTACGGGAGGAGAGTTCTTTCGTTCCTTCAAGGACGCGATACTGGCCATCCTGCTTCCGGTGATTATTATCGGCGGGATTCGCTTCGGGATCTTTAGTGCGACAGAAGCAGGAGCGATCGCCGTGTTGTATGCGCTGTTGCTGGGTCTGCTGATCTATCGGGAGATGAAGCCGAAGCACCTGCTGGATGCGCTGGTCGAGACGGTCCACACATCGGCTTCGATCCTGATTATCATGGCCGCCGGGTCTGCCTTTGCCTGGATTTTGACCATTGAACAGGTACCGCAAACATTGACGCAGTTTATGGTTGGGATAATCTCGTCTCCAGAGATGTTCTTTGTCGTGGTGCTGCTTTTCTTGCTGATCGTGGGGATGTTTGTGGAAGGGAATGTGGCGCTGATCATCTTGACGCCATTGTTCATGCCGATGCTGCAGGCGTATGGGATCGATCCGGTTCATTTCGGGATCTTTTTCATTATGTGTTTAAGCATTGGCACGCTCACCCCGCCGCTCGGCACGATCATGTTTACGACTTGTTCGATCACCGGTACCAAAATCGAGGAATTCGCCAAAGAGAGTCTTCCCTTCCTCGCTCTTTTGATCATAGCGGCCTTGGTGATTGCTTTTGTACCCAGCATCTCACTCTGGCTGCCGTCCGAACTGTTCTAA
- a CDS encoding TRAP transporter small permease → MLKKWLVLLDDVLSVVSLTGIILLTIVNVFCRFVLNSPIAWAEEVTLGLFVWLVFVGISSTMKRDGHIGIDYFVRKLPKPLSAVSQMLRAGVIYYVLIGILLVLGYELMAQAGEKVTPVLGISYQLIDLAVPFGAILSTVHFTRRLIETGPWKRSKEGSC, encoded by the coding sequence ATGCTGAAAAAATGGTTGGTCTTACTTGATGATGTCCTCTCGGTCGTCAGCTTGACCGGGATTATTCTCTTAACCATCGTAAATGTGTTCTGCCGCTTTGTGCTGAACAGTCCGATCGCCTGGGCCGAAGAGGTTACGCTTGGCTTGTTCGTCTGGCTCGTTTTTGTCGGGATTAGTTCGACGATGAAGCGGGATGGCCATATCGGCATCGACTACTTTGTACGGAAGCTGCCAAAGCCTCTTTCCGCTGTGTCCCAGATGCTGCGTGCGGGCGTGATCTATTACGTGCTGATCGGGATTCTGCTTGTACTGGGTTACGAGTTGATGGCACAGGCAGGGGAAAAAGTGACACCGGTACTGGGGATTAGTTATCAGCTGATCGATCTGGCCGTTCCCTTTGGCGCCATCCTGTCGACCGTTCATTTTACACGCAGGTTGATTGAGACGGGGCCGTGGAAACGAAGCAAGGAAGGGAGCTGCTAA
- a CDS encoding zinc-binding alcohol dehydrogenase family protein: MKTIVCQEPGKMELVETEAPAHPADDEVILQVKRIGICGTDIHAYNGNQPFFTYPRILGHELSGEVSEVGRAVSTVKKGDKVSVVPYMHCGNCVACRSGKTNCCTKMSVLGVHLDGGMREWIKVPASHAIPVHDLTWEEAAIVEPLSIGAHAVRRAAIQPGETVLVIGAGPIGLGVARFAKLQGANVIAMDMSIERLQFCQQWAESDHTVLASNQPAERILQVNNGEYPTIVFDATGHKGSMMYAFDLVSHGGKLVFVGLVKDQISFSDPDFHAKELTLMGSRNATIEDFQYVIRNMEQGKIDTVRFISETVPFAAAAERFGEIQGNRQLIKAVLSLD, translated from the coding sequence GTGAAGACGATCGTGTGTCAGGAACCGGGGAAAATGGAGCTGGTAGAAACGGAAGCGCCTGCCCATCCGGCGGATGATGAAGTAATCCTGCAGGTAAAGCGAATTGGTATCTGTGGTACAGACATTCATGCCTACAACGGGAATCAGCCGTTTTTCACCTATCCCCGGATTCTCGGTCATGAGTTGTCTGGTGAGGTCTCCGAAGTAGGGCGGGCTGTTTCCACCGTCAAAAAAGGAGATAAGGTGTCGGTTGTTCCCTATATGCACTGCGGGAATTGCGTGGCTTGCCGCAGCGGCAAAACCAACTGTTGCACCAAGATGAGTGTATTAGGGGTCCATCTGGATGGTGGAATGAGAGAGTGGATAAAGGTGCCGGCTTCGCATGCGATCCCGGTACACGATCTTACATGGGAAGAAGCAGCGATTGTGGAACCGCTCAGTATCGGCGCCCACGCAGTGCGCAGGGCGGCGATTCAGCCTGGGGAGACCGTGCTGGTGATCGGGGCGGGACCGATTGGGTTAGGCGTGGCCCGGTTTGCCAAACTGCAGGGAGCCAATGTGATTGCGATGGATATGAGTATAGAGCGGCTCCAATTCTGCCAGCAGTGGGCGGAATCCGATCATACGGTCCTGGCGTCAAACCAGCCGGCGGAGAGGATCCTGCAGGTAAACAACGGAGAGTACCCCACGATTGTGTTCGATGCGACAGGGCACAAGGGGTCGATGATGTACGCGTTTGACCTTGTATCTCACGGGGGCAAGCTGGTTTTCGTCGGGCTGGTCAAAGACCAGATCAGTTTTTCAGACCCGGATTTCCATGCAAAAGAATTGACGTTGATGGGGAGCCGCAACGCGACGATAGAAGATTTCCAATACGTGATTCGCAATATGGAACAAGGAAAGATCGATACGGTCCGTTTCATCTCGGAGACCGTGCCGTTTGCAGCGGCAGCCGAGCGTTTTGGCGAGATCCAGGGGAACCGGCAGTTGATCAAGGCCGTGCTATCTTTAGACTAA
- a CDS encoding bifunctional 4-hydroxy-2-oxoglutarate aldolase/2-dehydro-3-deoxy-phosphogluconate aldolase, with the protein MKRVETLQGLQRAGIVAVMRKMKPDTVSQIVTALHQAGIEAVEITVEQADGFACIQRLKEQFDRSLLIGAGTVLDAPTAKRAIEAGADFIVTPVVKEDVVKMANRYGVAVAAGAMTPTEILAAYELGADVVKVFPAATLGPDYFKHVKGPLGHIPLMPTGGVDLHNMEDYFRSGAVSVGIGSALYNYQTPQEIEQAARQFVERYRQICAEQNRNSK; encoded by the coding sequence GTGAAGCGGGTAGAGACACTGCAAGGGCTGCAGCGAGCAGGGATTGTTGCGGTGATGCGCAAAATGAAGCCGGATACAGTCTCACAGATCGTAACTGCGCTGCATCAGGCCGGTATTGAAGCGGTTGAGATTACAGTGGAACAGGCTGATGGTTTTGCCTGTATCCAACGATTAAAAGAACAGTTTGACCGTTCGCTGCTAATCGGTGCGGGTACGGTACTTGACGCGCCAACCGCGAAACGAGCGATCGAGGCGGGAGCCGATTTTATCGTAACCCCGGTGGTCAAAGAGGACGTAGTGAAGATGGCCAATCGATATGGCGTTGCGGTAGCGGCAGGGGCGATGACCCCGACAGAAATCCTGGCCGCCTATGAGCTGGGAGCAGACGTCGTCAAGGTATTTCCGGCAGCAACACTTGGACCCGACTATTTCAAACATGTAAAAGGGCCGCTGGGACATATCCCGCTGATGCCGACCGGCGGCGTAGACCTGCACAACATGGAAGATTACTTCCGCAGCGGGGCCGTCAGCGTAGGCATAGGCAGTGCGCTGTACAACTATCAAACCCCACAAGAGATTGAACAGGCAGCACGCCAGTTTGTAGAGAGATACCGCCAGATTTGTGCAGAACAAAACCGGAACTCCAAGTAG
- the xylF gene encoding D-xylose ABC transporter substrate-binding protein encodes MKHAVKSVWSICLVLVLSLVLSACGQDAAPQNGSGTNPADQSNGQEAGEADSQAEKIKIGLSVSDLTLERWQHDRDIFVEKAEELGAEVLVQSANGEDAKQLSQIQNMLSQGIDVLVIIANNSDALSTVVDQAKQEGVPVLAYDRLINNSDIDAYVSFDNVRVGEMQAEYIVKQVPKGSYFLLGGSPTDNNAKMFREGQMNILQPLIDKGDITVVGDQWAKDWQASEALTIIENALTANQNKIDAIVASNDSTAGGAIQALAAQGLAGKVAISGQDADLAAVQRIVEGTQSMTVYKPIKTIATKSAEVAVQLAKGEKVEASGAVNNGKIDVPFIKLDPIMVDKENMIDTVIKDGFHSYDDVYKNVPEDQRPSRP; translated from the coding sequence GTGAAACATGCGGTAAAGTCTGTATGGTCTATTTGCTTGGTTTTGGTTTTATCATTGGTGTTGTCGGCCTGCGGGCAAGATGCTGCGCCGCAAAATGGAAGCGGTACCAATCCTGCCGATCAGAGCAATGGTCAGGAGGCGGGTGAGGCAGACAGCCAGGCCGAAAAAATCAAGATCGGACTGTCCGTATCTGACCTGACACTGGAACGCTGGCAGCACGACCGGGATATTTTTGTTGAGAAAGCAGAAGAACTGGGAGCGGAAGTGCTGGTTCAATCGGCGAACGGAGAAGACGCGAAACAGTTGTCGCAAATCCAGAACATGCTGTCGCAAGGGATCGACGTGCTGGTCATCATAGCCAATAACTCCGACGCATTGTCGACTGTCGTAGATCAGGCAAAGCAGGAGGGCGTTCCTGTTTTGGCGTACGACCGGCTCATCAACAATTCGGACATTGACGCATATGTCTCCTTTGACAACGTACGGGTGGGAGAAATGCAGGCAGAGTACATCGTGAAGCAGGTGCCGAAGGGGAGCTATTTCCTGCTTGGCGGTTCTCCGACTGACAACAATGCAAAGATGTTTAGAGAAGGACAGATGAATATCTTGCAGCCGCTGATTGACAAGGGTGACATTACCGTAGTCGGCGACCAATGGGCCAAAGACTGGCAGGCCTCAGAAGCGCTGACGATTATTGAAAACGCTTTAACGGCGAATCAAAACAAGATCGATGCGATTGTCGCTTCCAATGATAGTACGGCAGGTGGTGCCATCCAGGCGCTTGCCGCTCAAGGTTTGGCCGGAAAGGTGGCCATATCGGGACAGGATGCCGACTTGGCGGCGGTGCAGCGCATTGTAGAAGGAACACAGTCGATGACGGTGTACAAGCCGATCAAGACAATCGCAACAAAATCTGCTGAAGTAGCCGTGCAGCTGGCCAAAGGAGAAAAGGTGGAGGCGTCAGGGGCCGTCAACAACGGTAAGATCGATGTACCGTTTATCAAGCTGGACCCGATCATGGTAGACAAAGAGAATATGATCGATACAGTGATCAAGGACGGTTTCCACTCCTATGACGACGTTTACAAAAACGTACCGGAAGATCAGCGTCCATCGCGTCCATAA
- a CDS encoding UxaA family hydrolase translates to MTSGKRQAIQIHQAIQIHQADNVWVSLQDLQPGDMIEVAGHRLEVKEEIASGHKIACEPIAAGSNIIKYGFPIGHATTDILPGQWVHTHNVKTNLEGELEYVYLPKSEQLTPADQRGDATFAGYVRENGDVGIRNEIWIINTVGCINKVAENLARTANQMIQADNLDGVHHFPHPYGCSQLGDDLVYTQKILAGLVQHPNAGGVLVLGLGCENNYIDLFRDVIGPHHEQRVKFLSVQQVEDEMEAGLELIQELAAYAAQFTREEVPVSKLKVGLKCGGSDGLSGITANPLVGAFSDKLIAAGGSTVLTEVPEMFGAETILMERAKDEQVFEQIVELVNRFKQYFIKYDMPVYENPSPGNKKGGITTLEEKSLGCVQKGGFARVDDVLPYGERIRATGLSLLQGPGNDLVSVTALAASGCQMVLFTTGRGTPFGGPVPTVKISTNTALYERKKNWIDFNAGKLLDNGSMEKVTDELFGYLLDLATGKERTKNEQYGYKEIAIFKDGVTL, encoded by the coding sequence GTGACAAGCGGAAAACGGCAAGCAATCCAAATCCACCAAGCAATCCAAATCCACCAAGCGGACAATGTATGGGTCTCTTTGCAGGATCTGCAACCGGGAGACATGATAGAGGTCGCCGGCCATAGGCTCGAGGTAAAGGAAGAGATCGCGAGCGGCCACAAAATAGCTTGTGAGCCCATCGCTGCAGGCTCCAACATCATCAAGTACGGTTTTCCCATCGGACACGCGACTACCGATATCCTCCCAGGGCAGTGGGTGCATACGCACAACGTGAAAACCAATCTGGAAGGCGAACTGGAGTATGTCTATTTGCCGAAGTCCGAGCAGCTAACTCCTGCCGATCAGAGGGGAGACGCGACGTTTGCCGGCTATGTGCGGGAGAATGGCGATGTCGGCATCCGCAACGAGATCTGGATCATCAACACCGTCGGATGCATCAACAAAGTGGCGGAAAACTTGGCTCGCACGGCCAACCAGATGATTCAGGCAGACAACCTGGACGGCGTGCATCATTTCCCGCACCCGTACGGCTGTTCTCAGCTAGGTGATGACCTGGTGTACACACAAAAGATTTTGGCCGGACTCGTGCAGCATCCAAATGCCGGCGGCGTGCTCGTGCTGGGGCTTGGCTGTGAAAACAATTACATCGATTTGTTCCGGGACGTGATTGGGCCGCATCATGAGCAGAGAGTCAAGTTTTTAAGCGTGCAGCAGGTAGAAGATGAGATGGAGGCGGGACTGGAACTGATCCAGGAGCTGGCTGCATACGCAGCACAGTTTACCCGCGAGGAAGTACCGGTCTCCAAGCTGAAAGTGGGGTTGAAATGCGGCGGTTCAGACGGATTGTCCGGCATCACCGCCAATCCGCTCGTCGGCGCTTTTTCTGACAAACTGATCGCAGCTGGCGGCTCCACGGTACTGACGGAAGTGCCTGAAATGTTTGGGGCGGAGACGATCCTGATGGAGAGGGCTAAAGATGAGCAGGTGTTTGAACAAATCGTAGAGCTGGTGAACAGATTTAAGCAGTACTTTATCAAGTACGACATGCCCGTCTATGAGAATCCATCGCCTGGAAACAAAAAAGGCGGCATTACGACGCTGGAGGAAAAATCGCTCGGCTGTGTCCAAAAAGGCGGGTTTGCCCGCGTCGACGACGTGCTGCCATACGGTGAGCGGATACGCGCCACCGGCCTTAGCTTGCTGCAGGGACCGGGAAATGACCTGGTTTCGGTTACGGCTCTTGCCGCATCAGGCTGTCAAATGGTGCTGTTCACAACAGGACGAGGCACCCCTTTTGGCGGACCGGTACCGACGGTGAAGATTTCAACCAATACCGCGTTGTACGAGCGGAAGAAAAACTGGATCGATTTCAACGCTGGAAAACTATTGGACAACGGTTCCATGGAAAAGGTTACGGATGAGTTGTTTGGGTACCTGCTGGATCTCGCCACGGGCAAGGAGCGGACGAAAAACGAACAGTACGGATACAAAGAGATTGCCATTTTCAAAGATGGTGTGACCCTGTAA
- a CDS encoding ROK family transcriptional regulator has translation MITWNQHLVKKSNKSLVLQTVKEQAPLSRADISQRSGLNKGTVSSLVHELIEEQLIYEIGPGESSGGRRPVMLLFNQLAGYAVGIDLGVNYILGVLTDLQGNIVKETSVNCSSSTFESMIQHLKETIQSLIDAAPDSYYGIVGIGVGVPGIVDKEGEILLAPNLGWRNIDLKEQIEQHFHLPVIIDNEANAGAYGEKKFGAGQDVDNLVYISAGIGIGVGYIFNGELYRGLNGFSGEMGHMIIEVNGKPCRCGSKGCWELYASEQALLTEAEQLKPLGQQSEKPSLETLLELARHRNKEVLQLFEHIGSYLGFGINNIINSFNPQKIVIGNRLAMAEEWLKEPVERVIESHTLPFHRVDLQLHFSKLSTYSAALGVSAFATENFLRAELHEK, from the coding sequence ATGATCACATGGAATCAGCATTTAGTGAAGAAGAGCAACAAATCCCTTGTGCTGCAGACCGTCAAAGAACAGGCTCCGCTGTCTCGCGCGGACATCTCGCAGCGTTCCGGATTAAACAAGGGTACGGTTTCATCGCTCGTACATGAGCTGATCGAAGAGCAATTAATCTACGAGATCGGCCCAGGCGAATCAAGCGGCGGCAGAAGGCCCGTCATGCTGCTGTTCAACCAGCTGGCGGGATATGCTGTCGGGATTGACCTGGGTGTCAACTACATTCTGGGCGTATTGACGGATCTGCAGGGCAACATCGTCAAAGAAACCAGTGTGAACTGCAGCAGTTCTACCTTTGAAAGCATGATCCAGCACCTCAAGGAGACGATCCAGTCGCTCATCGATGCTGCTCCCGACAGCTACTATGGTATTGTCGGCATTGGCGTTGGCGTGCCGGGCATCGTCGATAAAGAAGGGGAAATCCTGCTGGCCCCAAACCTTGGCTGGCGAAACATTGATCTCAAAGAGCAGATTGAACAGCACTTCCATCTTCCGGTGATCATTGACAATGAAGCCAATGCAGGGGCATACGGTGAGAAAAAGTTCGGCGCCGGACAAGACGTGGACAATCTCGTCTATATCAGTGCCGGTATTGGCATTGGCGTCGGCTACATCTTTAATGGTGAGTTGTATCGGGGTCTCAACGGTTTCTCTGGGGAAATGGGTCACATGATCATAGAAGTCAACGGGAAACCCTGTCGCTGCGGAAGCAAGGGGTGTTGGGAACTGTATGCTTCCGAACAGGCACTGCTCACTGAAGCAGAGCAGTTGAAACCGCTTGGGCAGCAATCAGAAAAGCCATCATTGGAAACGTTGCTTGAGTTGGCCCGCCATCGCAACAAGGAGGTGCTGCAGTTATTTGAGCATATCGGCAGCTACCTGGGATTTGGGATCAACAATATCATCAACTCTTTTAACCCGCAAAAAATCGTCATCGGCAACCGATTGGCGATGGCTGAGGAATGGCTGAAAGAACCGGTTGAACGGGTTATTGAAAGCCACACCCTGCCGTTTCACCGTGTGGATTTGCAGCTTCATTTTTCAAAACTGTCTACCTATTCTGCTGCGCTTGGGGTTTCCGCCTTTGCGACGGAAAATTTTCTGAGAGCAGAGCTGCATGAGAAATAG
- a CDS encoding xylose ABC transporter ATP-binding protein produces MYALQMKGITKEFPGVRALDNVTFSVRKGEIHALCGENGAGKSTLMKILSGLYPSGTYEGQIVINGSEVAFRTIKESQDAGVAIIYQELALVPEMTVAENIFLSHELMRRPLIDWNQLYAEAQKWLDQMGLEIDPETKVGDLTVGKQQLVEITKALTKKADLLILDEPTAALTESDVEILKSILRELKARGVTCIYISHKLGEVMELADAVTVLRDGKTISTDPIDQLTEEKIITKMVGRELTELFPYQRRAVGPTIMDVKNYSVTKADTGKTVIHNVSFSLNRGEILGISGLMGSGRTELFTSLFGGFNGKQQGTVKIEGREAAIRTPADAIRAGLAYVSEDRKRYGLVLGMDIIQNSTLASLRKVMKFRVIDDALEVKHADQMTRKMKLKAADLKAKVSQLSGGNQQKVVLSKWLLNDPKILILDEPTRGIDVGAKYEIYKIINELAEQGVGIVLISSELPEVLGMSDRILVMCEGSITGELSREEATQEKIMAYATGGIKRES; encoded by the coding sequence ATGTACGCACTTCAGATGAAAGGAATAACCAAGGAGTTTCCAGGAGTTCGCGCCTTGGATAACGTAACGTTTTCCGTGCGCAAAGGGGAGATTCATGCACTTTGCGGTGAGAATGGTGCCGGGAAATCAACACTGATGAAGATTTTGAGCGGACTATACCCGTCCGGCACCTACGAAGGACAGATCGTGATCAACGGGAGTGAAGTGGCGTTTCGTACGATCAAAGAGTCGCAAGATGCTGGTGTCGCGATCATTTATCAGGAGTTGGCACTGGTTCCGGAGATGACGGTGGCGGAAAATATCTTTCTTAGCCATGAACTGATGAGACGTCCACTGATCGACTGGAATCAACTGTACGCGGAAGCCCAAAAATGGCTGGATCAAATGGGACTGGAGATTGATCCAGAAACCAAAGTGGGTGATCTAACGGTAGGCAAGCAGCAACTGGTCGAGATTACCAAGGCGCTTACCAAAAAAGCGGATCTGTTGATTCTGGATGAACCCACTGCCGCTTTGACAGAGAGTGACGTTGAGATATTGAAAAGCATCTTGCGGGAGCTGAAAGCAAGAGGGGTCACTTGTATTTACATCTCGCACAAACTGGGCGAAGTGATGGAGCTCGCTGACGCCGTTACCGTGCTGAGGGACGGGAAAACGATCAGCACCGATCCGATCGATCAACTGACGGAAGAAAAAATCATAACCAAGATGGTCGGCAGGGAGCTGACAGAACTGTTTCCATACCAGCGGCGTGCAGTTGGCCCTACCATCATGGACGTGAAGAATTACAGCGTCACCAAAGCGGATACGGGAAAAACCGTGATCCACAATGTTTCGTTTTCGCTGAATCGAGGAGAAATCCTGGGCATCTCAGGCTTGATGGGTTCAGGTAGAACAGAGCTTTTTACCAGCTTGTTTGGGGGATTCAACGGAAAACAGCAAGGAACGGTCAAAATCGAGGGGCGGGAGGCTGCCATCCGTACTCCTGCCGATGCCATCCGGGCCGGACTCGCTTATGTCTCGGAAGACCGTAAGCGATATGGGCTGGTGTTGGGCATGGATATCATTCAGAATTCCACACTGGCTTCCCTCAGGAAGGTCATGAAGTTTCGGGTCATTGACGATGCCTTGGAAGTGAAGCATGCCGACCAGATGACCCGGAAGATGAAGCTGAAAGCAGCTGACCTCAAAGCGAAGGTAAGTCAGTTGAGTGGCGGCAACCAGCAAAAAGTGGTGCTCAGCAAATGGCTGTTGAACGACCCCAAGATTCTGATCCTGGATGAACCGACAAGGGGAATCGATGTGGGGGCAAAGTACGAAATCTACAAGATCATCAATGAACTGGCCGAGCAGGGAGTGGGTATCGTGTTGATCTCGTCGGAATTGCCGGAAGTGCTCGGCATGTCGGATCGGATTCTCGTGATGTGTGAAGGCAGCATCACCGGTGAACTTTCAAGGGAAGAGGCGACACAAGAAAAGATCATGGCCTATGCGACAGGGGGGATAAAGCGTGAATCTTGA